The DNA sequence TTTAATTTTAGGGTCAGGGGGAAGGAAAACAATATCTAAAGCCCCGCCCACCATAGGAGAAAGATTATAAATTGCAACATTTTTTTCCAGTTCTATCTCGTTTCCTATAATTAAATCGCCAGCTAAAGGATTGTAAATGCCGTTATAGTCAGTGTCAGCGAAAAGAATATAGCTTGAGGTTGATTCTAAAAGATTAAAATGAATTCCGCATCCGCCCGTGGGAGAAACCCCTTCTACTTTTCTGGAAGATATCGCCATTTCCTGAACATTTCTGATGTCCTGAGAAAGCTTATAAAGAGACCGCTTAAGGGCGAACTGATACCCGCCCCATTCAAAATTAACCATAACCAAAGTGGTCAATAAAATAATGATAACCAAAGAAACCAAAACTTCAATCAATGTAAAGCCTTTAAAATTTGTTTTTTTAGTCCAAAAAAAGAAAAAAAATTTTTTCTTTTTTTTAAAATTTAAAAAACGAAAGATTTCCATTTCCTATTTTAAATTTCCTGCTAATCTTAATGCGATAACTATAATAATTACTTTTTTTATTAGGGCAAGGGAGGAGGATTGGATAAGCCACAACCAGCATAGCCATAGTAAGTACAATACTCAAGATAACGCATAATCATCATGGTTTGTTTGCAACACCGAGCATAACAACTTGCAATTTGAGAGCCTGGCACAACGGCATAATAATTAGCAACGCAAGTCCAGTCTTTATTTAATGGACCGGGCCAAGAAGAAACATAAAGGTTAAAGACACCATTGGTTTGAACTCCCCCAGATATAGCCACTTCGTCCGACGCGCACGAAACAGTCCAGGTCAACGCAGGATTAGTAGAAGAAATAGTCCTTGCGGCATAAGTTAGCCTGCATTCCATTGGTTCAGTTCTAGGTGCTGCAAAAAAATGGTCAGCGTAACTTTTAGGAACCGCCCCTGAATTTACTGTTGGATTTATAAGGCCGGTAATCCTACCGTTTGGATTTAAAGT is a window from the Candidatus Nealsonbacteria bacterium genome containing:
- a CDS encoding type II secretion system protein — encoded protein: MEIFRFLNFKKKKKFFFFFWTKKTNFKGFTLIEVLVSLVIIILLTTLVMVNFEWGGYQFALKRSLYKLSQDIRNVQEMAISSRKVEGVSPTGGCGIHFNLLESTSSYILFADTDYNGIYNPLAGDLIIGNEIELEKNVAIYNLSPMVGGALDIVFLPPDPKIKINGTEAIQPQNANIYLSAPTGATGTVSVNSVGLIENDQ